From the genome of Bactrocera oleae isolate idBacOlea1 chromosome 2, idBacOlea1, whole genome shotgun sequence, one region includes:
- the LOC138855872 gene encoding uncharacterized protein: NRIVIGVLDEGDPEGKIPRAQWKWVQAALTNVALEVLLSNPGPPPSCADAGWYQGQIKMIACDDERSVQLYKAAISKVGEVYPGAKLVAVDRKDIPSRPRARVWIPATPSQPDQIMQLIRACNPNLPTEGWRFVKAFDDPAAESGVETKRATMQILLLLTKESVEPLAKSGGEINYGFTKVRVMTYKSDADAGENLASESECEVEEDPVESSSDAEITDQGECTSGSELADRLSKLYTESELLSDSHDDAEKTITNASSPN; the protein is encoded by the coding sequence aaccgcattgtcattggtgtgctggatgagggtgatcccgaaggaaaaatccccagagcccaatggaaatgggtgcaagccgcactgacgaatgtggctttggaagtgctacttagcaatccaggtccacccccgtcatgtgcggatgctggatggtatcaagggcaaataaagatgatagcgtgtgacgacgagagatcggtccagctatataaagCAGCAATATCTAAAGTGGGagaggtctaccccggagccaaattggtggcggtagacaggaaagatatcccatcccgaccgagagcaagggtatggatcccggctacaccatcgcagccggaccaaataatgcagctcataagagcctgcaacccaaatCTGCCAACGGAGGGATGGAGGTTCGTTAAGGCCTTTGACGACCCCGCAGCAGAATCTGGAGTGGAGACGAAgcgagccacaatgcagattctgctgcttctaacaaaagaatccgtagaaccgctagcgaaaagtggcggagagatcaactacggattcacaaaagtaagggtcatgacctacaaatcagacgccgatgcaggagaaaacttggcatcggaatcggagtgcgaagtcgaggaagatccagtggagtcctcgagcgacgcagagatcacggatcaaggtgagtgtacttcggggtctgaacttgcggacagactctctaaactctacactgagagtgagcttttaagcgactctcatgatgatgcagagaagaccataactaatgcgtcttctccaaattaa
- the LOC106624465 gene encoding major prion protein, producing the protein MRGFTVVLAVLVALAFLYQSEAAAIDEPSPAAAEESKAATNLLDVDAGGEHSSDSQRSARQYGYGWSYGWGQPWSYYSNSWSRPWGGYGWGAWGGYGGGWGRPWNYWG; encoded by the coding sequence ATGCGTGGATTTACCGTAGTCTTAGCTGTGTTGGTCGCACTGGCTTTCCTCTATCAAAGTGAAGCAGCGGCTATTGATGAGCCATCTCCCGCAGCCGCAGAGGAGTCCAAAGCAGCAACTAATCTCTTAGACGTAGACGCGGGCGGCGAGCATAGCAGCGACTCGCAGAGGTCGGCCCGTCAATATGGCTACGGATGGTCGTATGGTTGGGGTCAGCCGTGGAGCTACTACAGTAACAGCTGGAGCCGCCCATGGGGTGGCTACGGTTGGGGTGCTTGGGGCGGTTATGGTGGGGGCTGGGGCCGCCCATGGAATTACTGGGGTTGA